A stretch of Lactuca sativa cultivar Salinas chromosome 6, Lsat_Salinas_v11, whole genome shotgun sequence DNA encodes these proteins:
- the LOC111882219 gene encoding 40S ribosomal protein S14-3, whose protein sequence is MSKRKVREPKEENVTLGPATRDGELVFGVAHIFASFNDTFIHVTDISGRETMVRITGGMKVKADRDESSPYAAMLAAQDVSQRCKELGINALHIKLRATGGNKTKTPGPGAQSALRALARSGMKIGRIEDVTPIPTDSTRRKGGRRGRRL, encoded by the exons ATG TCTAAGCGAAAAGTTAGAGAGCCAAAGGAAGAGAATGTCACTCTTGGACCCGCTACCCGAGATGGAGAGCTTGTATTTGGTGTGGcgcatatctttgcatctttcaATGACACTTTCATT CATGTGACTGATATCTCTGGAAGAGAAACCATGGTTCGGATTACTG GTGGGATGAAGGTGAAAGCTGATAGAGATGAGTCATCTCCCTATGCTGCTATGCTTGCTGCGCAAGATGTTTCCCAGAGATGCAAG GAACTTGGCATCAATGCTCTTCACATAAAGTTGAGGGCAACTGGAGGCAACAAGACCAAGACACCTGGTCCAGGTGCCCAGTCTGCCCTTAGGGCTCTTGCTCGTTCTGGCATGAAAATTGGACGAATTG AGGATGTGACTCCAATTCCCACAGATAGCACTCGCCGAAAGggtggaagaagaggaagaaggctGTGA